taaataagagatttagagtCTAAATTCCGCCTACATATAAAATCAATTAGTCTTGACttaatgataaagaacaatcatTATATAGCATATATCATATGTTGAAATTTTATCGTAtctaatattttatgtattatatatattttatgtattacAACGAACTTATTGAAGagtattaattaattagagCACTTGACTACAtcctttgatttttattataaaaaagttatagCAGACTAAATCCTAgattaataataaatgaatCACAGTTATAATACTTGACAACAACTAAAGTAGcattttgattaaattatttaaatttaagttggATTAGATTCAATGATCCAAAATTAATTAGAGTTATTAACAATGAGCTCTCCAGCTTCTAATCTAGAGGCATATTGTCAAGAGAAGCAGTGAAATTAACTTTATAAAATGATGGGTTAGGGTCCCATTCTCTCATTACCTGTATATtgatcctttttctttttaatatcaTTCTTATTGGGTCAAACTTTTACAACTTTGGTAgagatttattaatttatttatttttttggctcttAGCGGTGAAGACAAGGGAATCTACCCCAAATACAAACCCCCCCAGAAAAATAGGCCATTTATTGATAAATTCATTGACAACTGTCTATTCATGTAAGTGTTAGATTATAAAACTTTGATGCTGATATTTCTATATCATATATGTCGGAATGCTCTTTACATAAAAAGTCTTTTCATCTCACAAGTCTCTATAGTGGTGCTGAATTGCTCATCACTTTGAAATAAGGTGctatttgatacattttttttccttttcctcaaTCTTTTTTCAACTTCTTCCGGCTGATTCAGTCAGTCTCTCATCAAATTTATCCCATTGAAATATCCCTTACTTTTCATCTCACATAAGAAAGTGATTTTAGTAGAAAGCATGGAAGAAGAAGCAGCAACAACAAGAGGGTCACTACTTCTCAAACAAAAGCTTGATAATAATGATCAATGGAGCAGTAGTGATCATGGTGGTATGCAGCTAAGTGAATCCTTATCAACCACCACACCTATTGTTGTGCTTAGCACATTAGCGGCCGTATGTGGATCATTTACTTTTGGAAGTGCAGTAAGTACTATTACTATCCTTTTTTTGATGAACCTATTACTATCCTTTTTTAGTTAAAGGTTTTGTTGAATTAATAAGTTGAGTGGTAAAATGTATTGCATACATATGGTGATAATGGGGGAAGCATATTGATGGACGATTCGAGTTTGGGTTTGGggtctcttttcttttggtttagTACCTTTAGGTATGTTTGGTTTCTCTATACTAGTTAATTGCAGGAACCAGGAAACGTTCCTTCTTCCTTGGTGGTATGGGATCGCCATCATTGTTGAAGtttgggtatatatatataatttgatagttgggtaAAATATTTGGACCTTGAACGTCTTCATTAGAAATATCATAATATGTTAATTGAGCTTTTTTAACACGGAGTGCTTGTTTGAAATGCACTTATAAGCCACCTTATTGCTTACTATTTTTCTACTATCTGTAGATCTCATGTGAATTATTTACTTATcttattaacttttatttattttttctactatttgcGAGTCTCATGTAagtcactttctttttttatttaacttttaccttttatttatgatattttcagtaaaaagttaaataagCTGTTTTTAAACATATACTTAAGCTTGGGTATTGAGTATTTagattttgttatgtatttttttttttttggtgtgtccGGCCCAAATTAATGCTTAGTttctatatatttatgtgggttaagaaattctatatatattttccaggaataaaaaatttaaatattgttatGGGAAAATTATACTTCCAATTCCAAACACTTGAGGTAAGTTTGGCTTTGATCccttcaattcaaaattttgaatttgatcattAAATTATAAACCTGACAATTTAATATCTTTATtacttttcaaatcaaaatttattttttgtgtatgtaTATGGCCAAATATATagcattttaaataataaataatacattGTTGTGCCATTagtgatctctctctctctttttctctctctctctctctctccccttatttgattaaattactaatttaatcTTCATacattgaactttttttttttgtttactcaaaaaaaaaaaagttcaatttaGACTCTTAActattaattaagtcaatttagagtttcaatatttaaaatcaAGTCAAAATCATCCATAATTCTCATCTCTATTTAACTTTTAAGAGAAGTAATAGTCGTTTTTCAAAAAAGGAGAGAAgtaatagtgttttttttttttttttttttttttttttgaggaagaagagaagtaatagttaaaaatgatttaattttgtaacttttaCACTTCCCACAATAACCTTTTATTGTATGCTTCAttcttgttaaaaattaaacaaagagaatatttaaggatcaaattgaaatgattttgaaagttaatggattaaattactaaaaaaaataattaatggaCCAGATTGAGCTTCCCCTAATAATTGGAGGaccaaattagtaatttaactctctctttttctgtcctctctcttctctctgtcTCCCTCCTACAATCGAGGCCCACAACACACCCATGCCCACTAATGGCTCTAACGAGATTGGCAAAGTTCCCTAACAAAACGTGGAGCTAACAACAAAGGATCCAAATTATCAGTATTACAAAGGCTTTCTGGGCCTGATTATAAAAAAAGGCTTTCTTGGCCCAttaaagttgtaattttagTTTAATGGGTACTATAAAGATGAACCCATTATTTGGTAAAGGAAATTCATTTTCCAATCaatagtttttggtttttggtgttagaataatggttaaacgaataaatttattgtttcctAACCACGTTAGTATTTGAAAAAAGTCATAGTTTATCATGGTATTATACTACTATAGAAGTTCTTTCCTACTCAAGCTAATGATTTATCATTTTTGATTGTTTTGTAGGTGGGATATTCTTCACCATCCGAATCTGGAATTGAGGATGACCTTGGCCTTACTTCAGCGGAGGTTAAGTTTAACTAAAGTAGTATTTAAACAGTTTATTACATTATCTAAATAGTATTTAAATAGACAATGCCTTTAGTCTTTATACACATTTATCTTGTGGTGGTTCAATGTTTGGATTTCACACTGATAGATTcacttagccaaaaaaaaacagtttttgagtgattgtttatatatatatatatatatatatataagaaattgttagaaaattttgtacatATTAAAGATATCAATGCTCAATTTCTTGTCAAGACTCAAGATCCGTCCAATTCCATTTGGTGTGTAATCAAGAGAAATAGAGCTTCTTTCAATTCCAAAGAACTTGGCCTTGATATCTTTAACCATAAATATGTAGTTATCAAAGTTTTTTCTTGTTGTTGATGTAGGCAGGTTGTTATTCTAAATcacacaatctctctctctctctctctctctctctctctctctccatttattttatttatttttctcgaTTTTCACATGGTATCATGGCTATGTTGTATCTTTTTTAACATAGTATTAGAAAAATACGAGTTGGGGTTCAAAAAAGCATCATGATAGATGTTGTCAACCACTTGGAGATTGATATCTTAAGAGGGTAATGAGCCTTGGAGGATCGATCAAAAAGGCCtgagattagttttttttttttttttttttgagagaaaggtAAGAATAGATGAGTCATTAGTTAgtaattctaataaaaaaattaaattaaaatcttcattttggttttttttttggggggggggaggtGGGTGTGGAAGATGAACAAACCATAGTGTCTTAATAGCCGCAATCAACCTGAATAGTGTAGGGTGTGTCGTATGAGTCATGAGCATGAACTCTTTTATGGGTTGGGCTTAATTTGCCAGTAGCTAGCCCAAGCTAAAACTTGGGTATGCTCTTCAAGTATGTTTAAGACCTACACCCATTACAACTGTATGGTTTTTCTTGTCAAGAaacttgtaactcaattgaaagTTTATCCTATTTCTAATAGAAAAGTTTAGCTTTTAAATCCTCATTTccccaactatcgaattatcaaaaagaaaaaaaaatgtaaagtgAAGTTTTTTCCAAGCTAAGAAATCTTTTGAGGCTAAGGGTTTCAAACCCAAGATTATGAGGCCTTAAAAGCTGATTAGGTCAACACCATGAAGTTATGAgatacttttttaaaaagtgttgttttTAAAGCAAAATTATGTTTTTGCACTACAACTTTTCACATCAATAACACTTCTCATGAATTTTcatcaattgtgttttttttaaaaccatgctttCAGAACTATTAGTTGACTCAAAAGGACACTTGGTGACCATTTCatacaactttaaaaaaaaaaaaaaattttatttaaaacttttgaagATGGATTGTTTGAAAAAGTTGTGGTATGAAAATAATGAGgctgttttaaatttttaatagaaaaaagaagaagaagaagaagaagtgaggttaaaaaactatatttactATTTCAAAATGGGATGTCAAATGAGTACTAAATCCACTGAAGTTATAAGGAAATCTATAAGGAGGTAATTTAtagtttatctttattttttaatacaagattgTATCGATTTGCATAATTGTAAGGCAAGTCATGTGTTGATTAGTACAAAggattttttcattaataaaagtGGTTTAGGTGcacaattttgttatttgtttttctgcCTGATTCATTCCTTGATTTAGATTCATTTTTCCTCATTTCTGTTTTCACATATGGTGCAGTATTCAATTTTTGGTTCAATATTGACAATTGGAGCAATGTTAGGTGCAGTATTTAGTGGGAAAATTGCGGATTTCATTGGTAGGAAAGGTGTAAGTTATTTCATACACTAAATAATTCTGAAACCtctaaattttcagtttcacaATCTACCAACATTTTCAACTAATTAATATTAGTTTATCTTGTAAAACAGGCAATGGGAGTTTCAGAAACATTCTGCATCCTCGGGTGGCTTGCAATAGTATTTGCAAAGGTGTAatctgcttttcttttttccattttaacacttcTTTTAGGACCTATTCctctatttaaattttatttttgttagaaacgcCTGTccaaatttattgtgttagtaTTACAATTTTTGTATTACATGCCTAAATTAACCAAATTTATTCTATGATTAATTTAGGGTTCATATATCTAGGAGAAAAagccttttttctctttatttttgggGCAGTTCACAATTAAAAACTGAACAATTTTTCCCATTTAAGTGTTGAAAACGAGAAAATACCCCCAATTATTAAATTATCTATTAAATCCTAATAGAATATTTTGATTCTTGAAATATTCCATTGTTCCCTACCAATGTCTTTTGACTCTTATGAGTACGCTATTATCTTTCAAATCCCATGATGCTTTCCTTTGTTGGTGTCTTCTGACTAGCCGTGCTCCTCTCCTCAGGCTATTTGTGTCGACGTCCTCTAACCACTATTTGTCACTGACTGTCATACCATTGTCATTTTTCTTGCATATGCCATCTTCTGGTGATTGTTCCTCTACCATTTTCCTTTGTCCACCAATGCAGTTTTTCTCCAACATCCCGTCATTACTAACATTAACTACCTCACATGTTCCATTGTACATCGTGCCTGGTTCATTCAATGTCCAATATGGTCCTATATGGTCACACTTTCCTTCATGATCCCacatttcaaattcaagatatCTTCAAGCTTTCACATTGAGTTTAAAGGAAGTTGCTAGAGATATCTGTCCAGATTATTGTACTTACTACTTATATTATGATGCTTATATTGCAAGCCTAACTTGTACTATACTCTAGGTCATTTTATGTTTAGCCTAGGGTTAATCTCAATGGGCTcattataatatatagtttAATATAGTAAAGGCGTAGAATCTCAAGGCTTTTTGCTGTGGATATCAGCCACCAAGTTAAAGGATGTTAATttttgtactctctctctctttctctcataaTCCCAACATCAATTCTAAcaccttttcttttcacttatgTTTGATTATTTGCAGCCTACATTCTTTCCccaattttgaagaatagctttGGGTTTAACATTAGAAGAAGTCATATTTAATTCATTGTGTTTGTTTGAATTTCAAGCTCAAATTCTAGATATACTTCAAAACATGTCACCAAGTAGGATATTTGCAATACTTGTTGTTCCTTTGGGTATAATTTCACAGTTTACAGGCTATCTGATTGTAATGATTATATAaggatcaaataataaaaagacataATTAAAGATAAAAAGTGAAGGCTGGGTCAGGAACCATGGTGGATAATTAATTGTTTAGGTGGAATCAAACAAAAGGGAATGATattaaaaagtagaaaaaaggTCATAACATAAAATTTGTGATTTAACAGGATGCTTGGTGGCTTGACCTTGGAAGATTTTTGGTGGGATGTGGAATTGGGATTCTTTCTTATGTGGTAATTATGATTACAAAGTTTGAACATCAAATTTGATCATTTATCCAAGTGATGAagaatgatttttaaaaattcttttacaGGTTCCTGTTTATATTGCTGAAATTACACCTAAGAATGTTAGGGGATCATTTACATCACTTAGTCAGGTAGATGGTCTGATCATTGATTTGAATTAGAAGTTAGCTTCATCGTTTATGTGCCTGTGTATTATCCACTTTTCAGTTGATGATAGGTTGTGGCAAGGCTCTCACATTTCTTATTGGTTCTCTTGTCAATTGGCGCACCTTGGCTCTAATAGGTTGGTCTTGTATAGTTGTTAATCAATCAAAACAAAGCTCCATGAACTTGGCTTGTATGTgacatcattttcatttttcaggaATCATTCCGTGTCTAGCACATCTGCTTGGCCTATTTTTCATTCCTGAGTCTCCTAGATGGTTGGTGAGTCCAGTTCAATGtattcttgatttctttttcagGTTGGCTTTTACATGGTGCATTAACCAAGAAGGGAGCAAATTTtgcttattcttctttttcctgGTACTTGTCAAAGCTGAAAAcaagtgaaaaccaaatttaACAATGTAATTCTAGTTTAGGAATTAATGAAGCAATAGAGTTTCATCACTATGCATATTCATATGATGAGTAATGAGTCTCATTACATGCAGGCCAAATGCGGACGTTTAGAAGAGTTTGAAGTTAGGCTGCAATTCCTTAGGGGAGAAAATGCTGATATTTCTCAAGAAGCAGCTGAtatcattgtaatttttttttgttcaaacttCATGAAGGAGCAGCTAACATTGAAAACAAGTAATGCAATTGGCTTTCCTCGTCTTTCAGGAATATACCGAAAACTTTCGATGGATATCTGAAGATGGAGTTCTGCACCTATTCCAGGGAAAATATGCTTGTTCAATCATAGTAAGCACTATCAATTATTCTTACGTGTTGCCTATTTCCTTCAATATCTTTTGTGGTGTCAAGAAAATTTGAAACTGTTTTAGGTTGCAGTTGGGCTGATGGCATTTCAAGAATTTGGAGGACTTAATGGGTTTGCATTTTATACAAGTTCTATATTTGAGTCAGCAGGTAAATAATGTGACTATTGTAATTTCTTATGGTTAGTTGAAAGAAACAAATCATAGAGAAATGAAGACATAATAGTTGTTGTGTGACAGGTTTTTCAAGTAAGATTGGGACTATATTAGCAGCAGTTGTTCAGGtttgtaattctttttatatatggtttataactttcttcttttctgaaATTCAGCAATCATTCCTCTGCAGATTCTAATGACAACTTTAGGAGTACTCTTGATAGATAAGTGTGGAAGACGACCACTTCTAATGGTCAGAGCTGTGCAAAATTCAATATATGTTTGTAGTTAATTGACAATCCAATACTGAATTCTGCCAATGCCTGCAGATATCTGCGACTGGAGCTTGCTTAGGTTGTGTCCTCACTGGATTCTCATTCTTCTTGCAGGTTAAATATTAAGCAGACTTTATAAATATCTATAatgtgtttaattatttttaaattattacttCATcctaaaaagttgaaaatttcatAAGCAGGATCTGCAAAGAGGGAAGGAGCTCATTCCCATTTTGGTGCTTATTGGTGTGTTGGTAATGCAAACTAActataaggaattttttttttcatttttttaaatttaaataccaGAAGAAAGGTTTTACTTTCCtcctattttgtttttcaaaaaaaaaagaataaaaaagaaaaatctaagatGGGAATTTCTGCAGTAGTTTTTTCTACTACATTAAGCAAGTTGTAAGCAATTTCAAATAAATCAAAGTAATTAAAGCCAAAGTCCTAGCAAGTTgaccttattgctcccaaaacAAAGAGTCACTGGTCAGGCCTTGGCAGCAATGCTTGCCTATATCTTAAAACGTCAACTGCTGTGCAATACACATCTGATTAACAACCAAGATCCATTTTTGTTTGCTTTATCTCTCCCATGCCTTAAACATACAACATTTGCTAGGGAACACAAAGTTTTGGCTCGAGTAAGTCACAATGGGAACTTGAGTT
This genomic stretch from Quercus lobata isolate SW786 chromosome 3, ValleyOak3.0 Primary Assembly, whole genome shotgun sequence harbors:
- the LOC115981815 gene encoding sugar transporter ERD6-like 5, which encodes MEEEAATTRGSLLLKQKLDNNDQWSSSDHGGMQLSESLSTTTPIVVLSTLAAVCGSFTFGSAVGYSSPSESGIEDDLGLTSAEYSIFGSILTIGAMLGAVFSGKIADFIGRKGAMGVSETFCILGWLAIVFAKDAWWLDLGRFLVGCGIGILSYVVPVYIAEITPKNVRGSFTSLSQLMIGCGKALTFLIGSLVNWRTLALIGIIPCLAHLLGLFFIPESPRWLAKCGRLEEFEVRLQFLRGENADISQEAADIIEYTENFRWISEDGVLHLFQGKYACSIIVAVGLMAFQEFGGLNGFAFYTSSIFESAGFSSKIGTILAAVVQILMTTLGVLLIDKCGRRPLLMISATGACLGCVLTGFSFFLQDLQRGKELIPILVLIGVLVYLGSFELGMGGIPWIIMSEIFPINIKGLAGSLVTLVSWTGSWVVSYTFNYLFEWSSAGTFFIFAVICGVGILFIGKIVPETKGRTLEEIQSLLNSDSRRFDIEEMGRQVCENRFDIEACCVTMMPSRKKGESLVLSNLKLKVLIEAIRMVLEILYDERFVTFFLWWACLYGTPHRH